In a genomic window of Pleomorphomonas sp. T1.2MG-36:
- the urtD gene encoding urea ABC transporter ATP-binding protein UrtD, whose amino-acid sequence MTDKAEGSLLYLDDVSVSFDGFKAINRLSLVLEPGEMRAIIGPNGAGKTTMMDIITGKTRPDTGDVLFDGSVDLTRLDEAAIANLGIGRKFQKPTVFESHSVEDNIALALKGRRGALAALFHRRSTAEQDRIDALLATIRLSDKRDLLATRLSHGQKQWLEIGMLLAQEPRLLLVDEPAAGMTDAETAETAILLKEIARTQSVVVVEHDMTFVRALGVKVTVLHEGSVLAEGSLDAVSANPKVIEVYLGR is encoded by the coding sequence ATGACCGACAAGGCGGAAGGCTCGCTCCTCTATCTCGATGACGTCTCGGTGTCCTTCGACGGCTTCAAGGCGATCAACCGCCTGTCGCTGGTGCTGGAGCCGGGAGAGATGCGGGCGATCATCGGCCCCAACGGCGCCGGCAAGACGACGATGATGGACATCATCACCGGCAAGACGCGGCCCGATACCGGCGACGTGCTGTTCGACGGTTCCGTCGATCTCACCCGCCTCGACGAGGCGGCCATCGCCAATCTCGGCATCGGCCGCAAGTTCCAGAAGCCGACGGTGTTCGAAAGCCATAGCGTCGAGGACAATATCGCCCTGGCTCTGAAGGGCCGGCGGGGTGCCCTCGCCGCGCTGTTCCACCGTCGGTCGACCGCCGAGCAGGACCGCATCGACGCCTTGCTCGCCACCATCCGCCTTTCCGACAAGCGCGACCTTCTGGCAACCCGCCTGTCGCACGGCCAGAAGCAGTGGCTCGAGATCGGCATGCTGCTCGCCCAGGAGCCACGCCTTCTCCTGGTCGACGAGCCGGCTGCCGGCATGACCGACGCGGAGACGGCGGAAACGGCGATCCTGCTCAAGGAAATCGCCAGGACGCAGTCGGTGGTGGTGGTCGAGCACGACATGACTTTCGTTCGCGCCCTGGGCGTCAAGGTGACCGTGCTGCATGAGGGCTCGGTTCTGGCCGAGGGATCGCTCGATGCCGTATCGGCCAATCCGAAGGTCATCGAGGTCTACCTCGGGCGGTGA